In Cryptomeria japonica chromosome 10, Sugi_1.0, whole genome shotgun sequence, a genomic segment contains:
- the LOC131029023 gene encoding G-type lectin S-receptor-like serine/threonine-protein kinase At2g19130 has protein sequence MVIEMAMKYLILAITMIIAAHCCSSLAVDSGDTLLLGNSLTGNQTIMSKNGVFALGFFSSKGTNNWYIGIWYAQISEKTIVWVANRDNPVGGMPGVLQFWSDGHLRLFDSKGLSVWSTDNGLNGSRAVITEAGNFVMLGYGHNNSEIVWESFAHPGDTWLPGMKFWKGMKLTSRKSSVDPAIGVFSYGIDMSPGKTQFVMVYDNSVPFWSSGEWVTDYFTNIHELDGDKTIQISCVRNSPSSIYFNFRLEQNVVGRIVLGDNGRLDLYYLMEDNKWNSMWSTHGGQCSAYDICGAYGECYPNEVCGCVEGFTKSKNESHVWRSSGCERRTPLHCSATEGTADDFFEEKMKYLPQKEAVLTNNEPTQEGCRSACLNNCSCTAFAFADSDPPVCKLWFAELFGMRDSSVGQSVFIRLAASELRHSTSEGSSKAPARSIVLSATVAAVAVVLAFLLVGFLLWRRRRQPKKSVEEDMPTSLKTFTYKELRIATQNFKHKLGSGAFGSVFKGSLPDDTLVAVKRLEGSAQGENQFRAEISTIGRIQHVNLVRLWGFCVQGSRRLLVYSYMPNGSLKSFLFYKGEEAGKVLDWKTRFHIALGTARGLVYLHEECRDRIIHCDIKPENILLDGDFSPMVADFGLAKLVGRDFSRVLTTTRGTRGYLAPEWISGLPITPKADVFSFGMTLLEIISGRRNIELNVEDSRFYFPTWAASQIQRGNIIGVVDARIANEADIEEVGRATMVGMLCFQDDENKRPSMGEVVKILEGTMEAPLLQIPRGVEVQVQVHQLDDDDSDSFQFTSASETTESRAGVNWCCYYNSKY, from the coding sequence ATGGTTATTGAAATGGCTATGAAGTATTTGATCCTAGCGATTACTATGATTATTGCAGCGCATTGTTGCAGTTCACTAGCAGTGGATAGTGGAGATACCCTTCTATTGGGGAATTCCCTCACTGGAAATCAGACCATAATGTCAAAGAATGGTGTGTTTGCATTGGGATTTTTCAGTTCGAAAGGAACGAATAATTGGTACATTGGCATCTGGTATGCACAAATCTCTGAGAAGACCATAGTTTGGGTGGCTAACAGAGACAATCCTGTTGGAGGCATGCCCGGCGTTCTGCAATTTTGGAGCGATGGTCATCTCAGATTGTTTGATAGTAAGGGCCTGTCAGTTTGGTCGACCGATAATGGCCTAAACGGATCGCGGGCGGTGATAACAGAGGCTGGTAATTTCGTCATGCTGGGTTACGGCCACAACAACTCGGAGATTGTTTGGGAGAGTTTCGCTCATCCGGGAGATACATGGTTGCCTGGCATGAAATTTTGGAAAGGCATGAAGCTTACTTCGAGGAAGAGTTCTGTGGATCCTGCAATTGGGGTCTTCTCTTATGGAATAGACATGTCTCCAGGAAAGACGCAGTTTGTGATGGTATACGACAACAGTGTTCCATTTTGGTCCAGTGGAGAGTGGGTTACGGATTATTTTACCAACATTCATGAGTTGGATGGTGACAAAACAATCCAAATCTCGTGTGTGAGGAATTCTCCTTCAAGCATATACTTCAATTTCAGGTTGGAACAGAACGTCGTGGGGCGGATCGTGTTAGGAGATAATGGCAGATTAGACCTTTACTACTTGATGGAAGATAATAAATGGAATTCGATGTGGTCAACACATGGAGGTCAATGCAGTGCCTATGATATCTGCGGGGCGTATGGAGAGTGCTATCCCAATGAAGTGTGTGGTTGTGTTGAGGGCTTCACCAAATCCAAGAACGAGTCTCATGTTTGGCGGTCAAGCGGTTGTGAACGGCGAACACCTCTACACTGCTCTGCCACAGAGGGCACCGCCGATgatttctttgaagaaaagatgAAATACTTACCTCAAAAAGAAGCTGTCTTAACCAACAACGAGCCAACACAGGAAGGCTGCCGGTCTGCTTGTCTGAACAATTGCTCCTGCACAGCCTTTGCTTTCGCTGATTCTGATCCACCCGTCTGTAAATTGTGGTTTGCAGAATTGTTCGGAATGCGTGATTCATCTGTCGGCCAGTCTGTTTTCATTAGGCTAGCTGCCTCTGAGTTACGCCACTCGACATCAGAGGGAAGCAGCAAAGCCCCTGCTCGTAGCATTGTACTTTCTGCGACCGTCGCTGCTGTAGCTGTTGTCTTAGCTTTTTTATTGGTCGGATTTCTTTTGTGGAGACGTCGAAGACAGCCCAAGAAAAGCGTGGAAGAGGACATGCCAACTTCACTCAAAACATTCACTTACAAGGAGTTGCGAATCGCAACCCAGAATTTCAAGCATAAGCTCGGGAGCGGAGCTTTCGGCTCTGTGTTCAAAGGAAGTCTGCCAGACGACACGCTCGTGGCGGTAAAAAGATTAGAGGGTTCTGCACAAGGAGAAAATCAATTCCGTGCAGAAATAAGCACCATCGGGAGAATACAGCATGTGAATTTGGTGAGGCTCTGGGGATTCTGCGTACAAGGCTCTCGAAGGCTACTGGTGTATTCCTACATGCCTAATGGCTCACTTAAGTCCTTCCTCTTCTATAAAGGTGAAGAAGCAGGGAAGGTGTTGGATTGGAAGACTCGGTTTCATATCGCACTGGGCACTGCACGAGGATTAGTTTATCTCCATGAGGAATGCAGGGATCGCATCATTCATTGCGATATTAAGCCTGAAAACATTCTGCTGGACGGCGACTTCAGCCCCATGGTGGCCGATTTTGGGCTCGCGAAGCTGGTGGGCAGAGATTTCAGCCGCGTACTGACGACCACAAGAGGAACTCGTGGGTATTTGGCTCCTGAGTGGATATCTGGCCTTCCTATCACTCCCAAGGCGGATGTATTCAGTTTTGGCATGACTTTGCTGGAAATTATATCTGGGCGAAGAAATATTGAGTTGAATGTGGAGGATAGCAGGTTCTACTTTCCTACCTGGGCTGCATCTCAGATTCAGAGAGGAAACATAATAGGCGTTGTGGATGCAAGGATAGCGAATGAGGCGGATATTGAAGAGGTAGGAAGAGCCACCATGGTGGGTATGCTGTGCTTTCAAGACGATGAAAATAAGAGACCGAGCATGGGGGAAGTGGTGAAGATATTGGAAGGGACGATGGAGGCTCCTCTGCTACAAATTCCAAGGGGTGTAGAGGTGCAGGTGCAGGTACATCAGCTAGACGACGATGACAGCGACAGCTTCCAGTTCACTTCAGCAAGCGAAACAACGGAGTCGCGAGCAGGTGTCAATTGGTGTTGTTATTATAATAGCAAATATTAA